Within Pelotomaculum schinkii, the genomic segment AAAGGGAAGAATTAAACCAACCCCGGTGCTGGTCGCTGCCCTCAAGGTAAAGGTCTGCCGGGCGCTGCAGGTCGGGCCACACCTGCGGTTCATCCAGCACACCGAAGTGACTGGTGCCGGAGTCAAACCAGACATCCATGATGTCGGTTTCCTTGGTAAAGCCGTCACAGCCGCAATGAGCGCATTTCATCCCCGGCGGCAGCAATTCTGAAGCTTCCCGGGCAAACCAGACGTCGGAACCATGTTCCCGGAAAAGTCCCTGCAGGTGGCTGATCGTCTGGTCGTTGATCAATTCCTTGCCGCAGTCCCGGCAGTAAAAGATCGGAATTGGCACACCCCAGCTGCGCTGGCGTGAAATGCACCAGTCGCCCCGGTTGGCCACCATGTTATAAATCCGCTCCTCCCCCCAGCCCGGGATCCAGCGCACCGTCCGGATGGCGTCCAGAGTGGCCTGACGAAACCCGTCAATGGAGGCGAACCACTGTTCCGTGGCCCTGAAGAAAACAGGCTTCTTGCAGCGCCAGCAGTGAGGATACTGGTGCTGGATGGTAGAATGCTCCATAAGATGGCCGCGGTTTTCCAGTTCCTCAATGACGGACTTATTGGCGTCCAGATAAAATTCTCCGGCAAAGATGCCGCCTTCCTCCGTAAAGCGTCCTTTGGCGTCAACCGGTGAGAGGACGGGCAGACCGTACTTCTTGCCCACTATAAAGTCTTCCATGCCGTGGCCAGGGGCGGTATGCACACAACCGGTGCCCTGGTCGAGGGTTACATGGTCGCCCAGGATTACCAGGGAAGCCCGGTCGACAAACGGGTGTTTACACACTATTTGCTCCAGCTCCGTACCCCTGAATGTTTTTATGGTTTCAACGTCATCAAGGCCAACCGTCTTAACAAAACTCTCCATCAATTCGGAGGCAACCAGATATTTTTCACTGCCTGCCCTGAATAACACATATTCAAAATCAGGGTGGAGAGTGATAGCCAGGTTGGCCGGCAAGGTCCAGGGGGTGGTGGTCCAGATTACCACGAAGGTGCTGTCTTCAGGAAGTACCCCCTTGCCGTCCTGCACCGGGAACCTCACAAAAATCGAAGCAGACTGTTTGTCGGCATACTCCACTTCGGCTTCAGCCAGAGCGGTTTCGCAAGAGGCGCACCAGTATACCGGTTTGAGTCCCTTGTAAATGTAACCTTTCTTGGCCATATCGCCAAAAACACCGATCTGGCGGGCCTCATAATGGGGCATCAAGGTCAGATAAGGATTGTCCCAATCCCCCCGTACCCCCAGCCGTTTGAATTCCTCTTTCTGAATATCGACATACTTCAGAGCGAACTCCTTGCACTTGCCGCGAAACTCTACCGGGTGGATATTATTGCGGTTAAGCCCAAAGGCCTTGATGGCCTGTTGTTCGATGGGGAGGCCGTGCGTATCCCATCCCGGCACATAGGGTGCGTTAAAGCCCGACATGGAATGGAACTTGACTATGATATCCTTCAATATTTTATTTAAAACATGACCAAGGTGAATGTGGCCATTCGCGTAGGGCGGCCCGTCGTGCAGGATGTACTTGGGACAATCACGTTGTTGTTCCTGTACCAGCCGGTAGATGTCAATATCTTCCCAGAATTTTAAGATCTCCGGTTCTCTTTCGGGCAGGTTGCCCCGCATCGGAAAATCTGTTTTAGGCAGGTTTAAAGTCTTACTGTAGTCCATCTTTTTAATACCCCTCCAAAATTTAAACATATATGAACTTGACTATTATGAACGAATAAATCCCGCCCCCAAAGGGACGGGATTATAACCCGTGGTACCACCCTAAATGCCGGCCCGCCAGTTATTAGCTGCTAAGGCCTGCCACTCCAGTCGCCCGGTAACGGTGGCGATCCGGCCTGGCTTAATCCCCCGCAGGGTTTCAGCCGGCGCCTCACGGGTGATTTTTAACGTTTATCCGTACCCGGTTCCCACCATACCCGGGTTCTCTTTACCGGAATTACACGCCTACTCGTCCCGCTCACAGGCAGCTATCGAGCCTTAACAGACAATATTATATAGAAAAGGCCCTGGTGCGTCAACTTGCCAAGTGAATTTCCCCAACCAACAGAAAATTAGTTGCCCAACCTTAGTAAAATATACTGCATTTTGTTTCACTTATCACAAAAATTGTTCTCGAAAAGGCTTGACTTGCGGGCTTGGGGTTTTCCGGAGCGAGCGGAGCACTTGGGTGCGTTCCGTAGCGCGTGCGTTGCTTGCAGTAAAGCTTAAATAGCGCGTAGCTGCCGGATGGCTGTCTGCAGATGCGGTAGATATGACGCTCTAGTTGCACAAATGTAGAATTGCGAAGCGAGCGGAGGATAACCCCAAGACCACTACCCCAAAGGCTTTTCGAGAACCAGTTTTCAAGGTAGGCGTTTTTGGA encodes:
- the ileS gene encoding isoleucine--tRNA ligase, which gives rise to MDYSKTLNLPKTDFPMRGNLPEREPEILKFWEDIDIYRLVQEQQRDCPKYILHDGPPYANGHIHLGHVLNKILKDIIVKFHSMSGFNAPYVPGWDTHGLPIEQQAIKAFGLNRNNIHPVEFRGKCKEFALKYVDIQKEEFKRLGVRGDWDNPYLTLMPHYEARQIGVFGDMAKKGYIYKGLKPVYWCASCETALAEAEVEYADKQSASIFVRFPVQDGKGVLPEDSTFVVIWTTTPWTLPANLAITLHPDFEYVLFRAGSEKYLVASELMESFVKTVGLDDVETIKTFRGTELEQIVCKHPFVDRASLVILGDHVTLDQGTGCVHTAPGHGMEDFIVGKKYGLPVLSPVDAKGRFTEEGGIFAGEFYLDANKSVIEELENRGHLMEHSTIQHQYPHCWRCKKPVFFRATEQWFASIDGFRQATLDAIRTVRWIPGWGEERIYNMVANRGDWCISRQRSWGVPIPIFYCRDCGKELINDQTISHLQGLFREHGSDVWFAREASELLPPGMKCAHCGCDGFTKETDIMDVWFDSGTSHFGVLDEPQVWPDLQRPADLYLEGSDQHRGWFNSSLSTSVAVTGQAPYRAVLTHGFVVDEKGRKMSKSLGNVVDPAKVIKQLGADILRLWVSSADYRGDLAASPSIMKQMTEAYRKIRNTCRFLLGNLHDFDPAVHKVDYAQLPEIDRWALSKLQNLVKRVTGGYQDFEYHVVYHAVHTFCAIDMSALYLDIIKDRLYTMPAGSTERRAAQTVLNEVLQALVRLLTPVLAFTSEEIWRYVPGDKGKAISVQLAGMPQVVDEYLDEELEQKWERLLAVRGEITRALEEARREKVIGNSLEAAVELYAGPQLYDFLKPAADDLAAIFIVSQAALKPMAEAPAGARAIDTMPDLSVVVKPASGQKCERCWMYHEEVGLDPEHPAICPRCAGVIKKQE